Proteins encoded by one window of Massilia sp. NR 4-1:
- the rluB gene encoding 23S rRNA pseudouridine(2605) synthase RluB, with amino-acid sequence MNNTDTPETVAAIAADAVAKPKRRTKAQIEADKAAAAAAAPADAAETAKPKRKTKAAADAAPAAEAGAEPAAPAKKPRAKPAAKTNAEAGDAAEAGSAKPVAERKPAARKAKAEAAQADVAQADVAQAVAAEAPAAASDAAQGVDNERKPGGSRTPRGPRQMREQRALRHAEKAERDAAGEAGDAAAAPAAEVVDAASHAAAPQERAPRQEGRNGKQGKHKGKNKGGKQPGQPGQPGGQQRVPGAFGNKVRMSDADAAFSYVTSDAFDSDEPGKGKQAPKAVRRDLTADDDAPKLHKVLAEAGLGSRRDMEELIVAGRVSVNGEPAHIGQRILPTDAVRINGKLIQRKVSKKPPRVLVYHKPAGEIVSHDDPDGRPSVFDRLPNMKVGKWLAVGRLDFNTEGLLLFTTSGDLANRLMHPRYNIDREYAVRTLGELEEGMRQKLLAGVELEDGLAQFSKIADGGGEGINKWYRVVIGEGRNREVRRMFEAIGLTVSRLIRTRYGAMTLPSSLKRGRWEEMEENTVRDLMAACGIEKKQPAGDSAKGKAGGAKPQAREREREPNGNRMDFSNKNADPFPQPQRGGRGGAGQGNYFGAGGSGRPGAGGQGRSGRPQGQGQGQGQGQGGFGGGQGGRGQQGKGGGAGRGPRQPDPLQTTFGFAGAAQPRRSQPRGGAIDHGMPRRRKG; translated from the coding sequence GCCGCTATCGCGGCCGACGCTGTTGCCAAGCCAAAACGCCGCACCAAGGCGCAAATCGAAGCGGACAAAGCCGCTGCTGCCGCCGCGGCGCCAGCCGATGCGGCCGAAACGGCCAAACCGAAGCGCAAGACCAAGGCTGCCGCTGACGCCGCACCCGCCGCTGAAGCGGGCGCCGAGCCTGCTGCGCCGGCTAAAAAGCCGCGCGCCAAGCCCGCCGCCAAGACCAATGCCGAAGCCGGCGACGCGGCCGAAGCCGGCAGCGCCAAGCCGGTAGCGGAACGCAAGCCGGCGGCGCGCAAGGCCAAGGCCGAGGCGGCCCAGGCCGATGTGGCCCAGGCCGATGTGGCCCAGGCTGTCGCCGCCGAGGCGCCAGCCGCCGCGTCCGATGCCGCCCAGGGCGTGGACAATGAGCGCAAGCCAGGTGGCTCGCGCACCCCGCGCGGCCCGCGCCAGATGCGCGAACAGCGCGCCCTGCGCCACGCCGAGAAGGCTGAGCGCGACGCTGCTGGCGAGGCCGGCGACGCCGCTGCCGCGCCAGCGGCCGAAGTCGTTGACGCCGCCAGCCACGCCGCCGCGCCGCAGGAACGCGCGCCGCGCCAGGAAGGCCGCAACGGCAAGCAGGGCAAGCACAAAGGCAAGAACAAGGGTGGCAAGCAGCCAGGCCAGCCAGGCCAGCCAGGCGGCCAGCAGCGCGTGCCGGGCGCGTTCGGCAACAAGGTCCGCATGTCGGACGCCGATGCCGCTTTCTCCTATGTGACCTCGGATGCTTTCGATAGCGACGAGCCAGGCAAGGGCAAGCAGGCGCCGAAAGCCGTGCGCCGCGACCTGACCGCCGACGACGACGCACCCAAGCTGCACAAGGTGCTGGCGGAAGCCGGTCTTGGTTCGCGCCGCGATATGGAAGAGCTGATCGTCGCCGGCCGCGTCTCGGTCAACGGCGAGCCGGCCCACATCGGCCAGCGCATCCTGCCGACCGATGCCGTGCGCATCAACGGCAAACTGATTCAGCGTAAGGTCAGCAAGAAGCCGCCGCGCGTGCTGGTCTACCACAAGCCGGCCGGCGAGATCGTCAGCCATGACGACCCGGACGGCCGTCCTTCCGTGTTCGACCGCCTGCCGAATATGAAAGTGGGCAAATGGCTGGCCGTGGGCCGCCTCGACTTCAACACCGAAGGCCTGCTGCTGTTCACCACCTCCGGCGATCTGGCCAACCGCCTGATGCACCCGCGCTACAACATCGACCGTGAATACGCGGTGCGCACGCTGGGCGAGCTGGAAGAGGGCATGCGCCAGAAACTGCTGGCCGGCGTCGAGCTGGAAGACGGCCTGGCGCAGTTCTCCAAGATCGCCGACGGCGGCGGCGAAGGCATCAACAAATGGTATCGCGTGGTGATCGGCGAGGGCCGCAACCGCGAGGTGCGCCGCATGTTCGAAGCCATCGGCCTGACCGTGTCGCGCCTGATCCGCACCCGCTACGGCGCGATGACCTTGCCAAGCAGCCTGAAACGCGGCCGCTGGGAAGAGATGGAAGAGAACACCGTGCGCGACCTGATGGCGGCCTGCGGCATCGAGAAGAAGCAGCCGGCCGGCGACAGCGCCAAAGGCAAGGCCGGCGGCGCCAAGCCCCAGGCCCGCGAGCGCGAGCGCGAGCCGAACGGCAACCGCATGGACTTCAGCAACAAGAACGCCGACCCGTTCCCGCAGCCGCAGCGCGGCGGGCGCGGTGGCGCCGGCCAGGGCAATTACTTCGGCGCTGGCGGCTCCGGCCGTCCCGGTGCGGGTGGCCAGGGCCGCAGCGGCCGTCCGCAAGGCCAGGGTCAGGGCCAGGGCCAGGGCCAAGGCGGCTTCGGCGGGGGCCAGGGCGGCCGTGGCCAGCAGGGCAAGGGCGGCGGCGCCGGACGCGGTCCGCGCCAGCCCGATCCGCTGCAAACGACTTTCGGCTTTGCCGGCGCTGCCCAACCGCGCCGCAGCCAGCCGCGCGGCGGCGCCATCGACCATGGCATGCCGCGCCGCCGCAAGGGTTAA